In Pleurocapsa sp. PCC 7319, the following are encoded in one genomic region:
- a CDS encoding pyridoxal phosphate-dependent aminotransferase: MSLTVKNFNSRMEQVQSPLIPYIGELIRHNPGTISLGQGVVSYPPPEQAIASLQSFLAQPDNHLYKAVTGIEPLVEVIKTKLITDNQIEVNQQNCIVVTAGSNMGFMNAILAITQAGDEIILNTPYYFNHEMAITMANCHPVLVHTDNQYQLDLQAIAQAITPRTRAIVTISPNNPTGAVYPETSLKAVNDLCRDRGIYHISDEAYEYFTYDGIQHTSPGSFPKSQAHTISLFSLSKAYGFASWRIGYMVIPQHLLMPIKKIQDTNLICPPVICQYAALGALQVGASYCKKYLQEIAKVRALVLAKLRSLAEICTIVPGSGAFYFFLKVHTHLNDLELVTQLVEKYQVAVIPGSTFGMENDCYLRVAYGSLQLSDAEIGMQRLIDSLKNICK, translated from the coding sequence ATGTCTTTAACTGTCAAAAATTTCAACTCTCGTATGGAGCAGGTTCAGTCACCATTGATTCCATATATTGGGGAATTAATTCGCCATAATCCAGGGACAATATCTTTAGGACAAGGGGTTGTATCTTATCCACCACCAGAACAGGCGATCGCATCTCTGCAATCATTTCTCGCGCAACCAGACAATCATTTATATAAAGCCGTCACAGGAATTGAACCTTTAGTAGAGGTAATTAAAACTAAGCTAATTACGGACAACCAGATTGAGGTTAATCAGCAAAACTGTATTGTGGTCACTGCTGGGAGCAATATGGGTTTTATGAATGCGATCCTGGCGATTACTCAAGCAGGAGATGAAATTATTCTCAATACTCCTTATTACTTCAATCATGAGATGGCGATTACAATGGCTAATTGCCACCCAGTCTTAGTTCACACCGACAATCAATATCAGTTAGATTTGCAGGCGATCGCTCAAGCAATTACACCCAGAACTAGAGCGATTGTAACTATTTCACCCAATAATCCCACGGGGGCTGTGTATCCTGAGACGAGCTTAAAAGCAGTTAACGATCTCTGTCGCGATCGCGGTATCTATCATATTAGCGACGAAGCCTATGAGTATTTTACCTATGATGGCATCCAGCATACCTCTCCTGGTTCTTTTCCCAAGAGCCAAGCTCATACCATTTCTCTATTTAGCCTCTCTAAAGCCTATGGTTTTGCTAGCTGGCGGATTGGCTATATGGTTATTCCTCAACATCTACTAATGCCGATCAAAAAAATACAAGATACTAATTTAATTTGTCCTCCTGTGATTTGTCAGTATGCTGCGCTGGGTGCATTACAAGTAGGAGCTAGCTATTGTAAAAAATATCTTCAAGAAATTGCCAAAGTACGTGCTTTAGTTTTGGCAAAATTACGATCACTTGCTGAAATCTGTACTATTGTCCCTGGTTCGGGGGCATTTTATTTCTTTTTAAAAGTCCATACTCATCTCAACGATCTAGAATTAGTTACGCAACTAGTGGAAAAGTATCAGGTAGCAGTAATTCCTGGTAGTACTTTTGGTATGGAAAATGACTGTTACCTCCGAGTTGCTTATGGTAGCTTGCAGTTATCTGATGCTGAGATAGGAATGCAAAGACTAATTGACAGTCTGAAAAATATTTGTAAATAA